A window of Desulfobacterales bacterium contains these coding sequences:
- the mraY gene encoding phospho-N-acetylmuramoyl-pentapeptide-transferase, protein MLYHLLYALHADISFFNVFRYVTFRTIYASLTAFLICFLLGPWVIGKLSEKQIGQYIRRVGPAAHQDKAGTPTMGGVLIMAAIFAGAMLWVDLRNPYIWIILLVTAGYFAIGFIDDFLKQIKKRNRGLTGREKFLLQVVIALAAGVLIYISPEFDTRVTVPFFKGLRPDLGIGYILFAAVVIVGTSNAVNLTDGLDGLAIGPVIITAATYMLFAYVAGHSRIAEYLQIPFVYGSSEVTIVCGTMAGAGLGFLWFNAYPAQIFMGDVGSLPLGGALGTIAVITKQEILMMIVGGIFLIEALSVIIQVAYFKLTHGRRIFLMAPLHHHFELKGWAESKVIVRFWIISILLALIAVSTLKLR, encoded by the coding sequence ATGCTCTATCATTTACTCTACGCCCTGCATGCGGACATTTCATTTTTCAACGTGTTCCGCTACGTCACGTTTCGGACCATCTACGCGAGCCTCACCGCGTTTTTGATTTGTTTTCTGCTGGGCCCCTGGGTCATCGGAAAGCTGAGTGAAAAGCAGATCGGCCAGTATATCCGCCGGGTCGGCCCGGCCGCCCATCAGGATAAGGCCGGCACGCCCACCATGGGCGGGGTGTTGATCATGGCTGCCATTTTTGCGGGGGCCATGCTGTGGGTGGACTTAAGAAACCCCTATATTTGGATTATCCTTTTGGTAACAGCCGGCTATTTCGCCATCGGGTTTATCGATGACTTTCTCAAGCAGATCAAGAAGCGAAACCGCGGGCTCACCGGCCGGGAGAAATTTCTGCTTCAGGTGGTGATTGCCCTGGCGGCCGGCGTTCTGATTTATATTTCCCCGGAATTCGACACTCGGGTGACCGTACCTTTTTTCAAGGGGTTACGCCCGGATCTCGGGATCGGATACATCCTTTTTGCCGCAGTGGTGATTGTCGGAACTTCGAATGCGGTCAATCTGACGGACGGGCTGGATGGTCTGGCCATCGGGCCGGTGATCATCACGGCGGCCACGTATATGCTGTTTGCCTACGTAGCCGGGCACAGCCGCATCGCCGAGTATCTCCAGATTCCCTTTGTTTACGGCAGCAGCGAGGTCACCATCGTGTGCGGAACCATGGCCGGGGCCGGACTCGGATTTTTGTGGTTTAATGCCTATCCGGCGCAGATCTTTATGGGCGATGTGGGATCCCTGCCCCTGGGCGGGGCGCTTGGCACCATAGCGGTTATTACCAAACAGGAAATTTTGATGATGATCGTGGGCGGGATTTTTCTTATAGAAGCGCTTTCCGTGATTATTCAGGTGGCTTATTTCAAGCTGACCCACGGGCGGCGGATTTTTTTGATGGCCCCGCTCCATCATCATTTTGAATTAAAAGGCTGGGCGGAATCCAAGGTAATCGTAAGATTCTGGATTATTTCGATTCTTTTGGCCCTGATTGCCGTTAGCACGCTAAAGCTGAGATAA
- the murF gene encoding UDP-N-acetylmuramoyl-tripeptide--D-alanyl-D-alanine ligase, whose translation MTWHIEDLLQATGGTLVAGPMSAEFAGIGIDSRIIPKDHLFVAIRGAKYDGHAFVPELMAGGIKGIMIHQPLPDCDQLIDWSEAGGCCIMVADTTRALGDLAAFQRQRAGIPVVAITGSNGKTTTKELTASIVSQEKTILATQGNLNNEIGLPLTLFRLSRAHEAAVVELGMNQPGEIRRLAKISRPDIGVITNIGAAHLEGLQDIEHVMAAKAELLEYISADGAVVLNADDAFGRRLAEMASSRVVCFGQADHADVRAEAIRQAGMMTEFNLVLPDAQIPVTLHVPGRYMLANALAAAAASFTMGVSIEAIKAGIEAFRPVAGRMAHTETRSGVHVIDDAYNANPGSMKAAIDALSTLKGGHGAILVAGDMLELGEASAEMHEEIGRAAAADGIDQLYLTGSFARYTANGAVSGGMPEQAVFVGSKSEILEKLSEAVSPGDWVLVKGSRTTGMEQIVQMLLHPGASQSGQGGI comes from the coding sequence ATGACATGGCATATAGAGGATCTACTGCAAGCCACGGGGGGAACCCTGGTGGCCGGCCCCATGTCCGCCGAATTTGCCGGCATTGGGATCGATTCCCGGATCATTCCCAAAGACCATTTGTTCGTGGCCATTCGGGGCGCTAAATATGACGGCCATGCATTTGTCCCGGAACTTATGGCCGGGGGCATCAAGGGGATTATGATCCATCAGCCTCTGCCCGATTGCGATCAGCTGATTGACTGGTCCGAGGCCGGCGGATGCTGCATTATGGTGGCAGACACCACCCGGGCGCTCGGCGATCTGGCTGCATTCCAGCGGCAGCGGGCGGGCATTCCGGTTGTCGCCATTACCGGCTCCAACGGAAAAACCACCACCAAAGAGCTGACCGCATCGATTGTCAGCCAGGAAAAAACCATCCTGGCGACCCAGGGCAATCTGAACAACGAAATCGGCCTGCCGCTGACGCTGTTCCGGCTGAGCCGGGCCCATGAGGCGGCGGTGGTGGAGCTCGGGATGAATCAGCCGGGGGAAATCCGGAGGCTTGCCAAAATCAGCCGGCCGGATATCGGGGTGATCACCAATATCGGGGCGGCCCATTTGGAAGGGTTGCAAGATATCGAACATGTGATGGCCGCAAAAGCGGAACTTTTGGAGTATATTTCCGCTGACGGCGCCGTGGTTTTAAATGCGGATGATGCATTCGGCCGCCGGCTGGCGGAAATGGCGAGCAGCCGGGTCGTCTGTTTCGGACAGGCGGATCACGCAGATGTGCGGGCTGAAGCGATCCGGCAGGCGGGCATGATGACCGAATTCAATCTGGTTCTGCCGGACGCGCAAATCCCGGTTACCCTGCACGTTCCGGGCAGATACATGCTGGCCAATGCCCTGGCGGCGGCGGCTGCAAGTTTTACCATGGGGGTTTCAATAGAGGCCATAAAAGCGGGCATCGAGGCTTTCCGGCCCGTGGCCGGCCGCATGGCCCACACGGAAACCCGAAGCGGGGTTCATGTTATAGATGACGCGTATAATGCCAATCCCGGATCCATGAAGGCGGCCATTGATGCGCTTTCCACATTAAAGGGCGGGCACGGGGCCATTCTTGTGGCAGGCGATATGCTGGAGCTTGGCGAAGCCTCGGCTGAAATGCATGAGGAAATCGGCCGGGCAGCGGCAGCGGACGGCATTGATCAATTGTACCTGACCGGCAGCTTTGCCCGATATACGGCAAACGGCGCGGTTTCCGGGGGGATGCCGGAGCAAGCGGTATTTGTGGGCAGCAAGTCTGAAATCCTGGAGAAACTCTCAGAAGCGGTTTCTCCCGGCGACTGGGTGCTGGTAAAGGGCTCGCGAACCACCGGCATGGAGCAGATCGTTCAAATGCTGCTTCATCCGGGAGCGTCGCAATCCGGGCAGGGAGGGATCTGA
- a CDS encoding UDP-N-acetylmuramoyl-L-alanyl-D-glutamate--2,6-diaminopimelate ligase, with translation MKLSVLIDAMEPVLDLAKDCPDFPPEADAEISAIHYRSDAVGPGGMFVAIKGLRTDGHQYVADAIARGAAAVVAEEDVPAASDFPVIRVKNARKALALSAAHFYGNPAEQLVMIGITGTNGKTTVAFLIEKILESQHMSAGVIGTINYRYGGEVFANPLTTPEAPELQQILSNMRDAGVTHVVMEVSSHGIALDRIYGCLFDVGVFTNLSQDHLDFHQSMAAYWQTKKRLFTDYLRPGKNQASACAVINTMDPKGREVAEQIYHCPVITVGAGSEEKVYPIQTAFDQTGIQAEIQTPAGVAAINSELVGGFNLENILCAVGAGLALSLPLARIADGISAFKNVPGRLERISDASGRHVFVDYAHTPKALENVLETLRAANPGRLICIFGCGGDRDPDKRPKMGEIAGRLSDLVVITSDNPRTEAPLEIIEAIRRGTQAVLPRQMAADALEQGWTQTGYVVEPDRKRAIYLGLRAAKPGDTVLIAGKGHETYQIVGNRVLDFDDRQIAKQGLSLN, from the coding sequence ATGAAGCTGTCTGTGCTTATAGATGCCATGGAGCCGGTGCTTGACCTGGCCAAGGATTGTCCGGATTTTCCGCCTGAGGCGGATGCGGAGATTTCGGCCATCCATTACCGCTCGGATGCGGTGGGGCCCGGCGGGATGTTTGTGGCGATAAAGGGGCTTCGCACCGACGGCCATCAGTATGTCGCAGATGCCATTGCCCGGGGCGCGGCCGCTGTTGTGGCTGAGGAAGATGTGCCGGCCGCGTCGGATTTTCCGGTTATTCGGGTAAAAAATGCCCGAAAGGCATTGGCGCTTTCCGCCGCGCATTTTTATGGCAATCCCGCGGAGCAGCTGGTCATGATCGGCATCACCGGGACCAACGGAAAAACCACGGTGGCCTTTTTGATTGAGAAGATCCTGGAAAGTCAGCATATGTCCGCTGGCGTAATCGGTACCATCAATTACCGCTATGGGGGCGAGGTGTTCGCCAATCCGCTTACTACGCCGGAGGCCCCGGAGCTTCAGCAGATTCTTTCGAATATGCGGGATGCCGGGGTGACCCATGTGGTAATGGAGGTCTCCTCGCACGGCATTGCGCTGGATCGGATCTATGGCTGTCTTTTTGATGTCGGGGTGTTTACCAACCTGAGCCAGGACCACCTGGATTTTCACCAGAGCATGGCGGCCTATTGGCAGACCAAAAAGCGCTTGTTCACCGATTATCTCCGGCCCGGAAAAAATCAGGCAAGTGCGTGCGCGGTCATTAACACCATGGATCCCAAGGGTCGGGAAGTGGCCGAACAGATTTATCACTGCCCGGTGATAACTGTCGGCGCGGGCTCGGAGGAGAAGGTTTATCCCATCCAAACCGCATTTGATCAAACCGGCATTCAGGCCGAAATTCAAACGCCGGCCGGGGTAGCGGCCATAAATTCAGAGCTGGTGGGCGGGTTTAATCTGGAAAATATTTTGTGCGCGGTCGGCGCGGGGCTTGCGCTTTCTCTGCCGCTTGCCCGGATCGCTGATGGTATCTCGGCGTTTAAAAATGTTCCCGGCCGCCTGGAGCGGATTTCCGATGCGAGCGGGCGCCATGTGTTTGTGGATTATGCCCATACCCCCAAGGCCTTGGAAAATGTGCTGGAAACCCTGCGCGCGGCAAACCCCGGCCGCCTGATCTGCATTTTCGGCTGCGGCGGGGACCGGGATCCGGACAAGCGGCCCAAGATGGGCGAGATCGCCGGGCGGCTCAGCGATCTGGTGGTTATCACATCGGATAACCCGCGGACCGAGGCGCCGTTGGAGATTATTGAGGCCATCCGCCGCGGCACGCAGGCGGTATTGCCCAGACAGATGGCAGCTGATGCGCTTGAGCAGGGATGGACGCAAACAGGGTATGTGGTGGAGCCGGACCGTAAACGGGCCATTTATCTGGGGCTCCGGGCGGCAAAACCCGGAGATACGGTTTTGATCGCCGGCAAGGGGCATGAAACCTATCAGATCGTCGGCAACAGGGTTTTGGATTTTGATGATCGCCAAATTGCCAAACAGGGACTGTCGCTAAACTGA
- a CDS encoding penicillin-binding protein 2 — MNRTATAKDRIKRRNRRILVIGWVFSVLYLIIGVKAFYVQIIQDADLSKQASGEYTKAVKSTGRRGIIYDVNMKELVVSTRITSVGAHPQKIEAPQREARSISKHLDLSESAVRNRLSRDAKFVWIDRDASPLQAKTLKSLDIKGLEFIPGFCRVYPNKKLAAQVLGFAGVDGNGLEGLEYFYDDYLRGNQRQSTIIKDALGRIFHTESGASPDSAGKNLILTIDANVQFIAQRAVSAAVKEYGAKSGMAVVMEPQTGSIRAIAHYPSFDPNKFGSYSQDRWRNRAITDSFEPGSVMKVFMAAAALESGICSPYTMVDCENGSYYTGGHVIHDTHPHEHLTLKEVIQFSSNIGATKIAERVGPERLYETLRAFGFGEKTGIDCPGETSGRLRHYQGWRKIDHATIAFGQGVSVTAVQLISAISAIANQGVVMKPRIVKAISDENGKIIETHGPETRGRAISARTAKMLKNIMFSVTSEEGTGSRAVPAGYTVCGKTGTAQKINARGTYENCEYNAVFVGFSPKDAPKLAAVVVIDEPQKHHYGGVVAAPAFRQIMLESFNYMDIAPYSERKNYNVSVKPEKKGA; from the coding sequence ATGAACCGGACGGCAACCGCAAAAGATCGCATTAAGCGCCGAAACCGCCGGATCCTGGTCATCGGATGGGTGTTTTCGGTCCTTTATCTCATTATCGGCGTAAAAGCCTTTTACGTGCAGATCATCCAGGATGCGGATCTGTCTAAGCAGGCTTCCGGCGAATATACAAAAGCCGTCAAAAGCACGGGACGGCGGGGGATAATCTATGACGTCAACATGAAGGAACTGGTGGTAAGCACCCGGATAACTTCTGTCGGCGCCCATCCCCAGAAGATCGAGGCACCGCAACGCGAGGCCAGAAGTATTTCCAAGCATCTGGATCTTTCCGAATCAGCGGTGCGCAATCGGCTGTCAAGGGATGCCAAATTTGTATGGATTGACCGGGATGCCTCTCCCCTTCAGGCGAAGACCCTTAAAAGCCTTGATATTAAAGGTTTGGAATTTATCCCCGGATTCTGCCGGGTCTATCCCAATAAAAAGCTGGCGGCCCAGGTCCTCGGCTTTGCCGGGGTGGACGGCAATGGTCTGGAAGGGCTGGAATATTTTTATGATGATTATCTGCGGGGTAACCAGCGGCAGTCCACCATTATCAAAGACGCCCTGGGCCGGATTTTTCATACCGAGTCCGGCGCCAGTCCGGATTCTGCGGGAAAAAATCTCATTCTTACCATTGATGCCAATGTTCAGTTTATCGCCCAGCGGGCGGTTTCGGCAGCCGTGAAAGAGTACGGGGCCAAATCCGGGATGGCCGTTGTGATGGAGCCGCAGACCGGCTCTATCCGCGCAATTGCCCATTATCCGTCATTTGATCCCAATAAATTCGGATCCTATTCACAGGACCGATGGCGAAACCGGGCGATTACCGATTCGTTTGAGCCGGGTTCTGTGATGAAAGTTTTTATGGCCGCCGCCGCATTGGAGTCGGGCATTTGTTCCCCCTATACCATGGTGGACTGCGAGAACGGCAGTTACTACACGGGCGGCCATGTCATCCATGACACCCATCCGCACGAGCATCTGACCCTCAAGGAAGTGATTCAGTTCTCAAGCAACATCGGCGCCACGAAAATCGCCGAACGCGTGGGCCCCGAAAGACTCTATGAGACGCTGCGCGCCTTTGGCTTCGGGGAAAAGACGGGCATTGACTGCCCCGGTGAAACATCCGGCCGGCTGCGGCACTATCAGGGATGGCGGAAGATTGATCATGCCACCATCGCATTTGGTCAGGGTGTGTCCGTTACCGCGGTTCAGCTGATTTCGGCGATATCGGCCATTGCCAATCAGGGCGTGGTCATGAAGCCACGCATCGTCAAGGCTATCAGCGACGAAAACGGAAAAATTATTGAAACCCATGGGCCGGAAACCCGGGGGCGGGCGATTTCCGCCCGAACCGCAAAGATGCTTAAAAATATCATGTTCTCGGTAACCTCGGAGGAGGGCACCGGCAGCCGGGCGGTGCCGGCCGGATATACGGTCTGCGGCAAAACCGGGACCGCGCAGAAGATAAATGCCCGGGGAACCTACGAAAACTGCGAGTATAATGCGGTGTTTGTGGGATTCTCCCCTAAGGATGCCCCAAAGCTGGCGGCCGTGGTGGTGATTGATGAGCCGCAGAAGCATCATTACGGCGGTGTGGTGGCAGCCCCGGCATTTAGGCAGATTATGCTGGAATCGTTTAATTATATGGATATCGCGCCGTATTCGGAAAGAAAAAATTATAATGTGTCAGTCAAACCCGAGAAGAAGGGCGCATGA
- the rsmH gene encoding 16S rRNA (cytosine(1402)-N(4))-methyltransferase RsmH — MQYRHIPVMVEEILGFLNCKPGQICVDCTVGGAGHAKAIIETIMPDGLLIGIDQDAAAIEAASRELSAHKHNVHLIHDNFVNLPEILMRLNISAADGILADLGLSLYQLESSGRGFSFQGEEPLDMRMNTDYSNTAEDIINSASHETLKHIFKSYGEEKWAGAIAGKIVERRKHQQIRTTRELVDLVYAAIPARVLGKRKIHPATKVFMALRIAVNSELERLEQFLSAAVDALKPGGRLCILSFHSLEDRIVKHRLKALANPCTCPRDFPQCVCGKKPVVRVLTRKVRRPGDAEIENNPMARSTRLRAAEKL; from the coding sequence ATGCAATACCGCCATATCCCCGTGATGGTCGAAGAGATCCTTGGCTTTTTGAACTGCAAGCCGGGACAAATCTGCGTCGACTGCACAGTTGGCGGGGCGGGGCACGCAAAGGCCATTATCGAAACCATCATGCCGGATGGACTGCTGATCGGCATCGACCAGGATGCGGCGGCGATCGAGGCGGCATCCAGGGAACTCTCTGCTCATAAACATAATGTTCATCTTATTCATGACAATTTTGTCAATCTTCCTGAAATTCTAATGCGTTTGAATATCAGCGCCGCGGACGGCATTCTTGCCGACCTGGGGCTGTCCCTGTATCAACTTGAATCCAGCGGCCGGGGGTTTTCCTTTCAAGGCGAGGAGCCGCTGGATATGCGAATGAATACCGATTATTCCAACACGGCTGAAGATATTATTAATTCAGCATCACATGAAACACTGAAACATATTTTTAAATCCTACGGTGAAGAAAAATGGGCTGGCGCCATTGCCGGAAAAATTGTCGAGCGCCGAAAGCATCAGCAAATCCGGACCACCCGGGAGCTGGTGGATCTGGTTTATGCGGCCATCCCGGCCCGCGTGCTCGGCAAGCGGAAAATCCACCCGGCCACCAAGGTGTTTATGGCGCTGCGAATTGCGGTCAACAGCGAGCTGGAGCGGCTTGAGCAGTTTCTCTCCGCGGCCGTTGATGCGTTAAAGCCCGGTGGCCGCCTTTGTATCCTGTCCTTTCATTCGCTCGAGGACCGTATTGTTAAGCATCGGCTGAAGGCGCTCGCGAACCCATGCACCTGCCCGCGGGATTTTCCGCAGTGTGTTTGCGGCAAAAAACCCGTGGTGCGCGTGTTGACCCGGAAAGTCCGGCGGCCGGGCGATGCAGAGATTGAAAACAATCCAATGGCCAGAAGCACCCGTCTGAGGGCAGCGGAGAAACTTTAA
- the mraZ gene encoding division/cell wall cluster transcriptional repressor MraZ, with amino-acid sequence MFRGSSYHTIDSKGRIIIPVRFREPLQEKTAQALMISRLDNALFAYPLDEWEKIEERIHSLAEKSEAMRRFRRVFIGAVQHCPLDKQGRILIPPELRNYAKLEKEIVLVGVLDHFEIWSRQRWDDENLKLEEEDMQNEEVQSEIAKLGL; translated from the coding sequence TTGTTCCGGGGAAGTTCTTATCATACAATCGATAGCAAGGGGCGGATAATTATTCCGGTCAGATTCCGGGAGCCCCTTCAGGAAAAAACCGCCCAGGCCCTCATGATTTCCCGGTTGGACAATGCCCTGTTTGCATATCCGCTTGATGAGTGGGAGAAAATTGAAGAACGAATCCATTCGCTGGCTGAAAAGAGCGAGGCCATGCGCCGTTTCAGACGGGTTTTCATCGGTGCGGTCCAGCACTGCCCGCTGGATAAGCAGGGTCGGATTCTGATTCCGCCTGAATTAAGAAATTACGCGAAACTTGAAAAAGAAATCGTTCTGGTCGGCGTGCTGGACCATTTTGAAATCTGGTCAAGACAGCGATGGGATGATGAGAATCTCAAGCTGGAAGAAGAGGATATGCAGAATGAGGAGGTACAAAGCGAAATTGCCAAACTAGGGCTCTGA
- a CDS encoding cytidylate kinase-like family protein, protein MAVITISNEFATQSQKVAAGVAEKLGYEYIGDQLLAQIARELNLSKHEAEAFVQTSKSSILRFVDRYTCSIVQRVVDGEHGCLDDRTYYEKTRELVEQIYETGNAIILGWGGQCILKDKPHTLHVRLKKDPALKTKELMEKYEYSEKAAEKKVKQAEADLKAYLKEYFHQDWNDARLYDLVIDMGKTSVDQAVEIICEHLKHRELLA, encoded by the coding sequence ATGGCCGTTATTACAATAAGCAATGAATTCGCAACACAAAGCCAAAAGGTGGCGGCCGGGGTGGCAGAAAAACTCGGCTATGAATATATCGGCGATCAGCTGCTGGCACAAATCGCCAGAGAACTCAACCTTTCCAAACATGAGGCCGAAGCCTTTGTTCAGACATCCAAATCGTCCATACTGCGTTTTGTGGACCGCTACACCTGCTCGATTGTTCAACGGGTGGTGGATGGCGAGCACGGATGTCTCGATGACCGAACCTATTATGAAAAAACCCGCGAACTGGTCGAGCAGATCTATGAGACGGGCAATGCCATTATTCTCGGCTGGGGCGGACAGTGTATCCTAAAGGACAAGCCGCACACACTGCATGTGCGGCTGAAAAAGGATCCTGCGCTAAAAACGAAGGAACTGATGGAAAAATACGAATACAGCGAGAAAGCGGCTGAAAAAAAGGTAAAACAGGCAGAAGCCGATCTAAAGGCCTATCTCAAGGAATATTTTCATCAGGACTGGAACGATGCGCGCCTTTATGATCTGGTCATCGATATGGGCAAAACCTCGGTGGACCAGGCGGTTGAAATTATTTGCGAGCACTTAAAGCATCGCGAGCTGCTCGCTTAA
- the mnhG gene encoding monovalent cation/H(+) antiporter subunit G, with the protein MVEIITALILLAGGIFAFIASVGMLRLPDTIIRMHAATKAGALGSGLIFIALACYYLELSTTLRALATVFFLLLTAPVAAHLIGRAAYCSRVNLWHKTWIDEFANVCDWCETSTGEGASECEIEEK; encoded by the coding sequence ATGGTTGAAATTATTACCGCTTTGATCCTGCTTGCGGGCGGCATTTTCGCCTTTATCGCGTCGGTGGGCATGCTTCGCCTGCCCGACACCATTATCCGGATGCACGCGGCCACGAAGGCGGGCGCGCTGGGCTCCGGCCTGATCTTTATTGCCCTGGCCTGTTATTATCTGGAGTTGAGCACTACCCTTCGGGCGCTGGCCACAGTGTTTTTTCTGCTGCTAACCGCCCCCGTGGCCGCCCACCTGATCGGCCGGGCGGCCTACTGCAGCCGGGTGAATCTGTGGCATAAAACCTGGATCGACGAGTTCGCCAATGTCTGCGACTGGTGTGAAACGTCAACGGGGGAGGGGGCCTCTGAATGCGAAATCGAAGAGAAATGA
- a CDS encoding monovalent cation/H+ antiporter complex subunit F: MDMESMFLKFTTELVLVLLTLAILFAFIRLAIGPDPADRIVALDLISVLIVAYLGAVSIYTGEKAFLDVAIAYALIAFLGTVALARFRERLAKRTDSQKSEERD; this comes from the coding sequence ATGGATATGGAAAGCATGTTTTTAAAATTTACCACCGAACTGGTGCTTGTTCTTTTGACACTGGCCATTCTCTTCGCCTTTATCCGGCTGGCAATCGGGCCGGACCCGGCGGACCGGATTGTGGCCCTGGATTTAATTTCCGTTTTGATTGTCGCCTACCTGGGGGCGGTTTCCATCTATACCGGGGAAAAGGCCTTTCTGGATGTGGCTATTGCCTATGCCTTGATCGCCTTTCTGGGAACTGTGGCGCTGGCCCGGTTCCGCGAACGACTGGCAAAACGCACTGACAGCCAAAAATCCGAAGAGAGGGATTAG
- a CDS encoding Na+/H+ antiporter subunit E, translated as MSNLFLLNIFLAAGFCAILGQVNLTGFLAGYAIGYLALWVTRPLYGPSTYFMRVARILQLAGYFIWQLLVSNLRVLWDVITPKHISKPGVIAVPLDAETDFEIMMVANLVSLTPGSLSLDVSDDRKTLFVHMMFLDDVEAARREIKQGIEKRVLEAIR; from the coding sequence ATGAGCAATCTTTTTCTGTTAAATATTTTTCTGGCTGCGGGGTTCTGCGCGATCCTCGGACAGGTGAATCTGACCGGTTTTCTGGCCGGTTATGCCATCGGGTATCTGGCCCTATGGGTTACGCGGCCCCTCTATGGGCCGAGTACCTATTTTATGCGGGTAGCCAGGATTCTGCAATTAGCGGGCTATTTTATCTGGCAGCTGCTGGTGTCCAACCTGCGGGTGCTCTGGGATGTGATTACCCCCAAACATATCAGCAAGCCCGGGGTGATTGCAGTGCCTTTGGATGCGGAAACCGATTTTGAAATCATGATGGTGGCCAACCTGGTTTCCCTGACCCCGGGGAGCCTCAGCCTGGATGTCTCGGATGATAGAAAAACCCTTTTTGTACATATGATGTTTCTGGATGATGTTGAAGCAGCCCGCCGCGAGATTAAACAGGGGATTGAAAAGCGGGTTCTGGAGGCGATTCGCTGA
- a CDS encoding Na+/H+ antiporter subunit D yields MNWLLVLPILIPFAFAALCLLFRRDAGMQQQLGILGGLLHLAACLALLAHVYKTGLITMQVAGWPAPFGITLVADHLSVILVAVTGILGLSSIVYSKAEIRPGMLAAGYYSLMHILLGGVCGAFLTGDLFNLYVWFEVMLMASFGLLVLGQEKEQLDGGVKYVMINLFSTLLFISGLGLLYGMTGTLNMADLHLEIQKVQDKALLTAVAAIFMTAFGIKAGLFPLFSWLPVSYHTPPVAVSAILAGLLTKVGVYALIRMFTLIFTFDVAYTHGLLLIAAVLTMITGVLGAAAYNEFRRILSFHIISQVGYMVLGLALFTPLAISGAVFYLLHHMIVKANLFLISGVSRNAAGSFELSRIGGLYRHRGFLALLFFIPAFSLAGFPPLSGFWAKMILIRASLEVQAYAVAGAAAGVGLLTVYSMTKIWGEAFWKPRPSAEAGKSLPPARSEGEIWLLLPITVLAIITMVLGLVPGPFLALAEQAAHELLNPDIYVKAVLGGA; encoded by the coding sequence ATGAACTGGCTGCTGGTGCTGCCGATTCTTATTCCGTTTGCCTTTGCCGCACTTTGCCTGCTGTTCCGGCGGGATGCGGGGATGCAGCAGCAGCTTGGCATATTGGGCGGCCTGCTGCATTTGGCAGCCTGCCTTGCTTTGCTGGCCCATGTTTATAAAACCGGTTTGATCACCATGCAGGTCGCCGGCTGGCCGGCACCCTTCGGCATCACCCTGGTGGCCGACCATCTAAGCGTTATTCTGGTGGCGGTGACCGGCATTTTAGGGCTTTCCAGTATCGTCTATTCCAAAGCCGAGATCAGGCCCGGCATGCTGGCGGCCGGCTATTATTCCCTGATGCATATTCTTTTGGGCGGCGTCTGCGGGGCATTTCTCACCGGGGATTTGTTCAACCTCTATGTCTGGTTTGAAGTCATGCTGATGGCCTCCTTCGGCCTGCTGGTGCTGGGTCAGGAAAAAGAACAGCTGGACGGCGGCGTAAAGTATGTGATGATCAACCTGTTCTCAACATTGCTGTTTATCAGCGGGCTGGGGCTTTTATACGGCATGACCGGCACGCTCAATATGGCGGATCTGCACCTGGAGATCCAGAAGGTGCAGGATAAAGCCCTGCTCACCGCCGTGGCCGCCATTTTCATGACCGCTTTCGGGATTAAGGCGGGCCTCTTTCCCCTGTTCTCCTGGCTGCCGGTTTCCTATCATACGCCGCCGGTGGCGGTTTCCGCCATTCTGGCCGGGCTGCTGACCAAAGTCGGGGTGTATGCGCTGATTCGGATGTTTACTCTGATTTTTACCTTTGATGTGGCCTACACGCACGGGCTGCTCTTGATTGCCGCGGTGCTTACCATGATTACGGGGGTGCTGGGGGCGGCCGCCTACAACGAATTCCGGCGGATTCTCTCATTTCATATTATCAGCCAGGTGGGCTATATGGTCCTCGGGCTGGCCCTGTTTACGCCCCTGGCCATTAGCGGGGCGGTATTTTATCTGCTGCATCATATGATCGTCAAAGCCAATCTTTTTTTGATTTCCGGCGTCTCCCGCAATGCCGCCGGGTCATTTGAACTCTCCCGGATAGGCGGTCTTTACCGTCATCGTGGGTTTTTGGCGCTGTTGTTTTTCATCCCGGCGTTTTCTCTGGCCGGGTTTCCGCCCCTTTCCGGGTTCTGGGCCAAGATGATCCTGATCCGGGCAAGCCTTGAGGTCCAGGCCTATGCAGTGGCCGGGGCCGCGGCCGGCGTGGGGCTGCTCACAGTCTATTCCATGACCAAAATCTGGGGGGAGGCGTTCTGGAAGCCCCGGCCTTCCGCCGAGGCTGGAAAAAGCTTGCCGCCCGCCCGGTCTGAAGGCGAAATCTGGCTTCTTTTGCCGATTACCGTGCTGGCCATCATTACCATGGTCCTCGGCCTGGTGCCCGGCCCGTTTCTGGCCCTGGCGGAGCAGGCGGCCCATGAGCTGCTTAATCCGGATATATATGTCAAGGCGGTGCTGGGGGGCGCATGA